The following is a genomic window from Amycolatopsis sp. BJA-103.
GAGCATGTTCCGTGATCCGCGCCAGCGGGGAGCCGCCATCGGGCTCTGGTCCGCGGGTCTGTCGGCGGGAGTGGCGCTCGGCCCGGTGGCAGGCGGGCTGCTGCTCGAATGGTTCTGGTGGGGTTCGGTGTTCCTGCTCGCCGTCCCGGTGATGATCCTGCTCCTGATCACCGGCCCGCTCCTGCTGCCGGAACAGCGTGACACCGAACTCGGGAAACTGGACCTGGCGAGTGTGGCCTTGTCCCTGGCGGCCGTGTTGCCGATCGTCTACGGCATCAAGCACCTCGCCGAAGGCGGGTCGGCACTGCTGGGTGCGATCGCACTGCTGCTCGGTGGTGGTGCCGGGATCGTGTTCCTGCGACGGCAGCGGCAGCTGAGCCTCCCGCTGATCGACCTCCGGCTGTTCGCCGCGCGGCCGTTCCGCAACGCGCTGTTGATCCTGCTCGCCGCGCTCGCCTGCGTCGCCGGGGTCTATCTTTCGCCGCGCTCTATCTCCAGCAGGTGACCGGGCTATCACCCCTCGAGGCCGGTCTGTGGCTGGTGCCCTCCGCGGTGGCGATGGTGCTCACCTCGGTCGCGGCACCCGCATTGGTTCGCCGGATGCCGGTTCACCGGTTGCTCGCGTGGTCGCTGGCGGTGTCGGCGGCCGGCTTCTTCGTCTTGGCCTGGACTCCGGACGAACAGGGGGTCGCGCCACTGGTCGCCGGACTCGTGCTGATCTACCTCGGTCTGGGGCCGGTGATGGCGCTGAGCACGGACATCGTGGTCAGCGCGGCGCCGCCCGAGCGGGCCGGTGCGGCGTCGGCGTTGTCGGAGACCAGTGTGGAATTCGGGCT
Proteins encoded in this region:
- a CDS encoding MFS transporter — protein: MSDRQLRISAGPREWLGLAVLVLPTALLSMDATVLYLALPSLAADLDPSPGQLLWISDAYGFLVAGFLVTMGTLGDRVGRRRLLLIGAAVFLVISVLAAYAPSAELLIVARGLLGIAGATLMPSTLALIGSMFRDPRQRGAAIGLWSAGLSAGVALGPVAGGLLLEWFWWGSVFLLAVPVMILLLITGPLLLPEQRDTELGKLDLASVALSLAAVLPIVYGIKHLAEGGSALLGAIALLLGGGAGIVFLRRQRQLSLPLIDLRLFAARPFRNALLILLAALACVAGVYLSPRSISSR
- a CDS encoding MFS transporter; the encoded protein is MTGLSPLEAGLWLVPSAVAMVLTSVAAPALVRRMPVHRLLAWSLAVSAAGFFVLAWTPDEQGVAPLVAGLVLIYLGLGPVMALSTDIVVSAAPPERAGAASALSETSVEFGLALGVAVLGSIGTFVQRGHGFTPGLVVVAAIGVVVFLGLAVLAGRRA